A section of the Sandaracinaceae bacterium genome encodes:
- the glgB gene encoding 1,4-alpha-glucan branching protein GlgB, with product MAVSLLTDQDKHLFNEGTHQRLYERLGAHFATDDEGQRGVWFAVWAPAARAVSVVGDWSDWAREAHPMTPSGESGIWEIFVPGVARGALYKFLVQGPDGFEEYKSDPFGLLHEEPPKTASVVWDLDYGWGDEAWMATREAHNGLDAPMSVYEVHLASWRRVPEEDDRPLSYRELAPLLVAHVKELGFTHVELMPVMEHPFGGSWGYQVTGYFAPTHRHGTPQDLMYLIDQLHQNGVGVILDWVPAHFPTDAHGLGRFDGTHLFEHADPRQGFHPDWQSYIFNYGRHEVRSFLISSALFWLERYHVDGLRVDGVASMLYRDYSRGEGEWIPNEHGGRENLEAIAFLRQLNEAVYAAHPDVQTIAEESTSWPMVSRPTFVGGLGFGLKWDMGWMHDTLRYLERDPIHRRFHHNELTFRSLYVFNENFTLPLSHDEVVHGKGALLNKMPGDRWQKFANLRLLYAYMMSQPGKKLLFMGSELAQWREWNHDSSLDWHLLEDEKHAGVMRLLGDLNRRYRDEPAMHRGDCEPGGFTWIDGSDADRSVLSYLRQGEGAPPVLVVVNFTPVVRYDYRVGVPVSGAWEEILNTDAEAYGGSGVGNLGQVVAEAAPEDGQPFALSVTLPPLAAVWFRAPE from the coding sequence ATGGCCGTCAGTCTCCTCACCGATCAGGACAAGCATCTCTTCAACGAGGGCACCCACCAGCGACTCTACGAGCGGCTCGGGGCACACTTCGCCACCGACGACGAAGGGCAGCGGGGGGTCTGGTTCGCGGTCTGGGCCCCCGCGGCGCGCGCGGTCTCCGTCGTCGGTGACTGGAGCGACTGGGCACGCGAGGCCCACCCCATGACGCCGAGCGGCGAGAGCGGCATCTGGGAGATCTTCGTGCCCGGCGTCGCGCGCGGCGCCCTCTACAAGTTCCTCGTCCAGGGCCCGGACGGGTTCGAGGAGTACAAGAGCGACCCGTTCGGCCTCTTGCACGAGGAGCCGCCCAAGACCGCCTCGGTCGTGTGGGACCTCGACTACGGGTGGGGCGACGAGGCGTGGATGGCGACCCGCGAGGCGCACAACGGGCTCGACGCGCCGATGAGCGTGTACGAGGTGCACCTCGCCTCGTGGCGTCGCGTCCCGGAGGAGGACGACCGCCCGCTGAGCTATCGCGAGCTGGCCCCGCTCCTCGTGGCCCACGTGAAGGAGCTGGGATTCACGCACGTCGAGCTGATGCCGGTGATGGAGCATCCCTTCGGCGGATCCTGGGGCTATCAGGTCACTGGCTACTTCGCGCCGACGCATCGGCACGGCACGCCCCAGGACCTCATGTATCTCATCGACCAGCTCCATCAGAACGGCGTGGGGGTGATCCTCGACTGGGTGCCGGCGCACTTCCCGACCGACGCGCACGGGCTCGGGCGCTTCGACGGAACGCACCTCTTCGAGCACGCCGACCCGCGTCAGGGCTTCCACCCGGACTGGCAGAGCTACATCTTCAACTACGGCCGCCACGAGGTCCGGAGCTTCCTGATCTCGAGCGCGCTCTTCTGGCTCGAGCGCTACCACGTCGACGGCCTCCGCGTGGACGGGGTCGCGTCGATGCTCTACCGGGACTACTCGCGGGGCGAAGGCGAGTGGATCCCCAACGAGCACGGCGGGCGCGAGAACCTCGAGGCCATCGCGTTCTTGCGGCAGCTCAACGAGGCGGTCTACGCGGCCCACCCGGACGTGCAGACCATCGCCGAGGAGTCGACCTCCTGGCCGATGGTGAGCCGGCCGACGTTCGTGGGCGGCCTCGGCTTCGGGCTGAAGTGGGACATGGGGTGGATGCACGACACGTTGCGGTACCTGGAGCGTGATCCCATCCACCGTCGCTTCCACCACAACGAGCTGACCTTCCGCTCGCTCTACGTGTTCAACGAGAACTTCACGCTGCCCCTCAGCCACGACGAGGTCGTGCACGGCAAGGGCGCGCTGCTGAACAAGATGCCGGGCGATCGCTGGCAGAAGTTCGCGAACCTGCGCCTGCTCTACGCCTACATGATGTCGCAGCCCGGCAAGAAGCTGCTCTTCATGGGCTCGGAGCTGGCGCAGTGGCGCGAGTGGAACCACGACAGCAGCCTCGACTGGCACCTCCTCGAGGACGAGAAGCACGCGGGCGTGATGCGCCTGCTCGGGGACCTCAACCGTCGCTATCGCGACGAGCCGGCGATGCACCGCGGCGACTGCGAGCCGGGCGGGTTCACCTGGATCGACGGCAGCGACGCCGACCGCTCGGTGCTGTCGTACCTGAGGCAGGGGGAGGGCGCGCCGCCCGTGCTCGTGGTCGTCAACTTCACGCCCGTCGTGCGGTACGACTACCGGGTCGGCGTGCCGGTCTCCGGCGCGTGGGAGGAGATCCTCAACACCGACGCCGAGGCGTACGGCGGCAGCGGCGTGGGCAACCTCGGGCAGGTCGTCGCGGAGGCGGCGCCCGAGGACGGCCAGCCCTTCGCGCTCTCGGTCACCCTCCCGCCGCTCGCCGCGGTGTGGTTCCGGGCGCCCGAATGA
- a CDS encoding DUF3536 domain-containing protein: protein MKGPRYICVHGHFYQPPRENPWLEAVERQESAWPAHDWNARVTEECYAPNAHARILDAEGRITAIVNNYARISFNVGPTLMSWLETERPDVHDAIVDADRQSMELRGGHGAAMAQVYNHTIFPLASRRDKVTQVRWGIADFVRRYGRRPDGMWLAETACDTESLEVLAEEGIRFTVLAPHQCARVRRSGGEWLDVSGQRVDPRRAYVTELPSGKRIALFFYDGPISRGVAFERLLDDGYRFAERLMGAFEPERDEPQLVHIATDGETYGHHHAYGEMALAVALSHIEADPDVRLTNYAEFLELHPPTWEAQIAERTSWSCAHGIERWRADCGCNSGTGWHQRWRAPLREALDWLRAELDRELEEAARELLPDIWAARDAYIDVVLDRSAESRQRFFDGQCERALTPAEVQRALELLELSRHAMLMYTSCGWFFDELSDLSTIQVLQYAGRAVQLATGLFGDRFELGFRERLAAAPSNRRDYGDGERIYDHFVQPSKIELSLVGAHLATKRAFESDPGDSRIGGYEGTLLEHDLAKTGGSRLAVGRLRVCSRITTEAADFSYAVLHFGDHNLMGGIRPFGNAARHVGLHGALSHPFGRADLAEVVRQIDRLFEGQTFSLRHLLLDDREEIMRQLLADRTRRMEERVEALYDQTAPLIRFLESVDLTSPPVFGMAAEYTLRARLRAAVGAGLAIDLVTVSRLIADAKEASVALDPVALGRALQETLEQVVEALAAAPEDLDLWATAAALAEFVAGTPWQLDPREAQNGLWRLWAERLPVWRARGITEDPHARERERQLLQVAAGLGFRV from the coding sequence ATGAAGGGACCCCGCTACATCTGCGTGCACGGCCACTTCTACCAGCCGCCGCGCGAGAACCCCTGGCTCGAGGCGGTGGAGCGGCAGGAGAGCGCGTGGCCCGCGCACGACTGGAACGCGAGGGTGACCGAGGAGTGCTACGCGCCGAACGCGCACGCGCGCATCCTCGACGCCGAGGGGCGCATCACGGCCATCGTCAACAACTACGCGCGCATCTCCTTCAACGTCGGGCCGACCTTGATGAGCTGGCTGGAGACCGAGCGGCCCGACGTGCACGACGCCATCGTCGACGCCGACCGACAGAGCATGGAGCTCCGCGGCGGGCACGGCGCCGCCATGGCGCAGGTCTACAATCACACGATCTTCCCGCTCGCCTCGCGGCGCGACAAGGTCACGCAGGTCCGCTGGGGGATCGCCGACTTCGTGCGCCGCTACGGGCGGCGGCCCGACGGCATGTGGCTCGCGGAGACGGCCTGCGACACGGAGAGCCTCGAGGTGCTCGCCGAGGAGGGCATCCGCTTCACCGTGCTGGCGCCGCACCAGTGCGCGCGCGTCCGGCGGTCCGGCGGGGAGTGGCTGGACGTCTCGGGCCAGCGTGTCGATCCGCGCCGCGCCTACGTGACCGAGCTGCCGTCCGGCAAGCGCATCGCGCTCTTCTTCTACGACGGCCCCATCTCGCGCGGGGTGGCCTTCGAGCGCCTGCTCGACGACGGGTATCGCTTCGCCGAGCGGCTGATGGGCGCGTTCGAGCCCGAGCGCGACGAGCCGCAGCTCGTGCACATCGCGACCGATGGTGAGACCTACGGGCACCACCACGCGTATGGGGAGATGGCCCTCGCGGTGGCGCTCTCGCACATCGAGGCCGATCCGGACGTCCGCCTCACCAACTACGCGGAGTTCCTCGAGCTGCACCCGCCGACGTGGGAGGCGCAGATCGCCGAGCGCACGAGCTGGAGCTGCGCGCACGGCATCGAGCGCTGGCGCGCGGACTGCGGCTGCAACTCGGGCACGGGCTGGCATCAGCGCTGGCGGGCGCCGCTGCGCGAGGCGCTCGACTGGCTGCGCGCGGAGCTGGATCGGGAGCTCGAGGAGGCGGCCCGCGAGCTGCTGCCCGACATCTGGGCCGCGCGCGACGCCTACATCGACGTGGTGCTCGACCGCTCCGCGGAGAGCCGGCAGCGCTTCTTCGACGGGCAGTGCGAGCGCGCGCTGACGCCGGCCGAGGTGCAGCGAGCGCTCGAGCTGCTCGAGCTGTCGCGCCACGCGATGCTCATGTACACGAGCTGCGGCTGGTTCTTCGACGAGCTGAGCGACCTCTCCACCATCCAGGTGCTGCAGTACGCCGGCCGCGCGGTGCAGCTGGCCACGGGGCTCTTCGGCGACCGGTTCGAGCTCGGCTTCCGCGAGCGCCTCGCCGCCGCGCCGAGCAACCGCCGCGACTACGGCGACGGGGAGCGCATCTACGACCACTTCGTGCAGCCCTCGAAGATCGAGCTCTCGCTCGTCGGCGCGCACCTGGCCACCAAGCGCGCCTTCGAGAGCGATCCCGGGGACAGCCGGATCGGCGGCTACGAGGGGACGCTCCTCGAGCACGACCTCGCGAAGACCGGCGGCTCGCGGCTCGCGGTGGGTCGCCTGCGGGTGTGCTCTCGGATCACGACCGAGGCGGCGGACTTCAGCTACGCGGTGCTGCACTTCGGCGACCACAACCTGATGGGCGGGATCCGACCCTTCGGCAACGCGGCGCGGCACGTGGGCTTGCACGGCGCGCTGTCGCACCCCTTCGGTCGCGCGGACCTGGCCGAGGTGGTCCGGCAGATCGATCGCCTCTTCGAGGGGCAGACGTTCTCGCTGCGCCACCTGCTGCTGGACGACCGCGAGGAGATCATGCGACAGCTGCTCGCGGATCGGACGCGGCGCATGGAGGAGCGGGTCGAGGCGCTCTACGACCAGACGGCGCCGCTGATCCGCTTCCTGGAGAGCGTGGACCTCACCTCGCCGCCCGTGTTCGGGATGGCGGCGGAGTACACCCTGCGGGCGCGGCTCCGGGCCGCGGTCGGGGCGGGGCTCGCGATCGATCTCGTCACGGTCTCCCGCCTCATCGCGGACGCGAAGGAGGCCTCGGTCGCGCTCGATCCGGTGGCGCTCGGGCGGGCCCTGCAAGAGACGCTGGAGCAGGTCGTCGAGGCGCTGGCCGCGGCCCCCGAGGACTTGGACCTGTGGGCGACGGCGGCCGCGCTGGCGGAGTTCGTGGCCGGGACGCCGTGGCAGCTCGACCCGCGTGAGGCGCAGAACGGGCTCTGGCGGCTCTGGGCCGAGCGGCTCCCGGTGTGGCGCGCGCGCGGGATCACCGAGGACCCCCACGCCCGGGAGCGCGAGCGGCAGCTCCTCCAGGTAGCGGCCGGCCTGGGCTTTCGAGTCTGA
- the mazG gene encoding nucleoside triphosphate pyrophosphohydrolase, protein MHEAQSGASVAELFSIMRRLLAPDGCPWDRAQSPETLRPFVIEEAFEVVEAIDAGSEPQLREELGDLLLQIVFLTEMAESFGPDDVVRGICDKMVRRHPHVFADAEADTPEQVLESWDAIKAREKGKRDRGALDGVPVALPALARAVAVGKKARKINLDWPDAAGPRAKIDEELAELDAAPDHEAEEAELGDLLFAIASWARHRGHDPEAALRGTLRRFGERVRVMETQAGEEGVELGALSPEDIDARWNAAKAQR, encoded by the coding sequence ATGCACGAAGCGCAGTCGGGAGCCTCGGTCGCGGAGCTGTTCTCCATCATGCGGCGGCTGCTCGCGCCCGACGGCTGCCCGTGGGATCGCGCGCAGTCGCCCGAGACCCTGCGGCCGTTCGTCATCGAGGAGGCGTTCGAGGTCGTGGAGGCCATCGACGCCGGCTCGGAGCCGCAGCTCCGTGAGGAGCTCGGAGACCTGTTGCTGCAGATCGTCTTCTTGACCGAGATGGCGGAGAGCTTCGGCCCCGACGACGTCGTGCGCGGCATCTGCGACAAGATGGTGCGACGTCATCCGCACGTCTTCGCGGACGCCGAGGCAGACACGCCCGAGCAGGTCCTCGAGAGCTGGGACGCGATCAAGGCGCGAGAGAAGGGCAAGCGGGATCGCGGCGCGCTCGACGGCGTGCCCGTCGCGCTCCCCGCCCTGGCGCGCGCGGTCGCGGTGGGCAAGAAGGCGCGCAAGATCAACCTCGACTGGCCCGACGCCGCCGGCCCGCGCGCGAAGATCGACGAGGAGCTCGCGGAGCTGGACGCCGCGCCGGACCACGAGGCGGAGGAGGCGGAGCTGGGGGATCTGCTCTTCGCCATCGCGAGCTGGGCGCGCCACCGCGGTCACGATCCGGAGGCCGCGCTCCGAGGCACGCTGCGCCGCTTCGGCGAGCGAGTGCGGGTCATGGAGACGCAGGCGGGCGAGGAGGGGGTCGAGCTCGGCGCGCTCTCTCCCGAAGACATCGACGCCCGCTGGAACGCCGCGAAGGCTCAGCGATAG
- a CDS encoding helix-turn-helix domain-containing protein: MRYKKSAISAAQIVAAATRVIARQGYARTSLNDIAKEAGMSKGAVHYHFPTKEELVSKVLETATDAVAQRTMAAWQSGGQNPLDALRSAVRELWAVRVSRSDEVAVVADLLAQALHDESLRPQLAGYYRFASAQTAEHLVGVLSAFGIHPRVDAALIPRLLLGLLDGLVLQVFVDPDVIDADELVKSVELIAGALFELPKGMTA, translated from the coding sequence ATGCGCTACAAGAAGTCGGCGATCAGCGCGGCACAGATCGTCGCCGCGGCCACCCGGGTCATCGCCCGGCAGGGCTACGCGCGCACCAGCCTCAACGACATCGCCAAGGAGGCGGGCATGTCGAAGGGCGCCGTCCACTACCACTTCCCCACCAAGGAGGAGCTGGTGTCCAAGGTGCTCGAGACGGCCACCGACGCGGTCGCGCAGCGCACCATGGCGGCCTGGCAGTCGGGGGGACAGAACCCCCTCGACGCCTTGCGGAGCGCGGTCCGCGAGCTCTGGGCGGTGCGGGTGAGCCGCAGCGACGAGGTCGCGGTCGTGGCCGATCTGCTCGCGCAGGCCCTGCACGACGAGAGCCTCCGCCCGCAGCTGGCGGGCTACTACCGCTTCGCCTCCGCGCAGACGGCCGAGCACCTCGTCGGCGTGCTCTCGGCCTTCGGCATCCACCCGCGCGTCGACGCGGCGCTGATCCCGCGTCTGCTCCTCGGGCTGCTGGACGGGCTGGTGCTGCAGGTCTTCGTCGACCCCGACGTCATCGACGCGGACGAGCTGGTCAAGTCGGTCGAGCTCATCGCGGGCGCGCTCTTCGAGCTGCCCAAGGGGATGACGGCGTGA